From Penicillium psychrofluorescens genome assembly, chromosome: 1, one genomic window encodes:
- a CDS encoding uncharacterized protein (ID:PFLUO_002182-T1.cds;~source:funannotate), producing MANVSNPPSPLTSQEGNEAYYPSSDSSRLQALEQLEILPQILQEGILFAGSGATLLLQAAMPAMRQDNPGPEALATELLDALQANISYISCLVFGSPTERKTLLEMLQRGEAPLMGGGRSNRFADHPALQTWMAATLYATSTDFYQRVYGRVDYPTAQRGYNEFTLLMNCLGIPSSSWPSTRQAFWSYWDDQVSRLTVSPDAARFARDIRESKDMPPWVQRLKPFLRSVTIEMLPPQLRDGYGLRSTGSTRFLYRTWMGFSVSVYPAMPTKMRSYPLRFYQDRLREKLNVV from the coding sequence ATGGCTAATGTCTCGAACCCCCCATCGCCCCTGACCTCCCAGGAGGGCAACGAGGCGTACTACCCCAGCAGTGACTCCAGCCGCCTACAGGccctggagcagctggagatCCTGCCTCAAATTCTGCAAGAAGGCATCCTGTTCGCGGGATCTGGAGCAACACTCCTACTCCAGGCGGCCATGCCAGCAATGCGACAGGACAATCCCGGCCCGGAGGCCCTGGCGacggagctgctggatgcTCTCCAGGCGAACATCAGCTACATCTCTTGCCTGGTTTTTGGCAGCCCGACCGAACGCAAGACACTCTTGGAAATGCTGCAACGCGGCGAGGCACCGCTCATGGGCGGCGGCCGCTCGAACCGGTTCGCCGACCATCCCGCCCTTCAGACGTGGATGGCAGCCACGCTCTACGCCACCTCGACCGACTTCTACCAGCGCGTGTATGGACGTGTCGACTACCCCACAGCTCAGCGCGGCTACAATGAGTTCACCCTGCTGATGAACTGCCTGGGCATTCCCTCGAGCTCCTGGCCGTCCACGCGGCAGGCTTTCTGGTCGTACTGGGACGACCAGGTTTCCAGGCTCACCGTCTCACCCGACGCCGCCCGTTTCGCGCGCGACATCCGTGAGAGCAAGGACATGCCGCCGTGGGTGCAGCGCTTAAAACCATTTCTGCGCTCGGTGACGATCGAGATGCTGCCGCCGCAGCTGCGTGACGGCTACGGCCTGCGCTCAACCGGCTCCACCCGTTTTCTGTATCGCACGTGGATGGGCTTCTCCGTGTCGGTCTACCCGGCCATGCCGACCAAAATGCGCTCGTACCCGCTCCGCTTCTATCAGGACCGCCTGCGCGAGAAGCTGAATGTTGTATga
- a CDS encoding uncharacterized protein (ID:PFLUO_002178-T1.cds;~source:funannotate), whose amino-acid sequence MSSAPAAWRQASRACSRRLASSGQRAPFSRPIATAMHRASNRSYVTETKAGQAQVNVETAIKEEQKSFMKKAGVAAQNVELPGSAVSGDTAMSPSAGILKQATVMDQGTRPIYLDMQATTPLDPRVLDAMLPYLTGIYGNPHSRTHAYGWETDKAVEKAREHVAKLIGADPKEIIFTSGATESNNMSLKGVARFFGRSGKKKHIITTQTEHKCVLDSCRHLQDEGFEVTYLPVQNNGLIRMEDLEAALRPETCIVSIMAVNNEIGVIQPLEEIGRLCRSKKVFFHTDGAQAFGKIPLDVNKLNIDLMSISSHKIYGPKGMGACYVRRRPRVRIDPIISGGGQERGLRSGTLAPHLIVGFGEACRLASQDMEYDTQHIERLSKRLSEGLLSMEHTTLNGDPEHHYPGCVNISFAYVEGESLLMALKDIALSSGSACTSASLEPSYVLRALGSSDESAHSSIRFGIGRFTSDAEIDYVLKAVQERVHFLRELSPLWELVQEGIDLNTIEWSQH is encoded by the exons atgTCGAGTGCTCCCGCTGCCTGGAGGCAGGCATCCCGTGCCTGCTCCCGGCGTCTGGCCTCGTCCGGTCAACGGGCGCCCTTCTCCCGACCCATTGCCACCGCAATGCACCGCGCTTCCAACCGGTCCTATGTGACCGAAACCAAGGCCGGACAGGCCCAGGTCAACGTTGAGACTGCCatcaaggaggagcagaagtCGTTCatgaagaaggccggcgTCGCGGCCCAGAATGTCGAATTGCCCGGGTCGGCGGTCTCCGGGGATACCGCGATGAGTCCCTCAGCTGGCATCCTGAAGCAGGCCACTGTCATGGACCAGGGCACCCGGCCCATTTATCTCGATATGCAAGCAACCACGCCACTCGACCCTCGCGTCCTCGATGCCATGCTCCCCTACCTCACCGGCATCTACGGCAACCCGCACTCGCGCACGCACGCCTACGGTTGGGAAACGGATAAGGCCGTGGAAAAGGCGCGTGAGCATGTCGCCAAGCTGATTGGAGCCGATCCCAAGGAGATCATTTTTACCAGCGGCGCGACGGAGAGCAACAATATGAGCTTGAAGGGCGTGGCGCGGTTTTTCGGCCGCtccggcaagaagaagcacatcatcaccacccaGACCGAGCACAAGTGTGTGCTCGACAGCTGTCGTCACCTGCAGGATGAGGGCTTCGAGGTGACCTATTTGCCCGTCCAGAACAACGGCCTGATCCGCATGGAGGACCTGGAGGCGGCCTTGCGCCCGGAGACCTGCATCGTCAGCATCATGGCCGTGAACAACGAGATCGGTGTCATCCAGCCCCTGGAGGAGATTGGTCGGCTGTGCCGGTCGAAGAAGGTTTTCTTCCACACCGATGGCGCGCAGGCTTTCGGCAAGATCCCGTTGGACGTGAACAAGCTCAACATCGACTTGatgtccatctccagccacaAGATTTACGGCCCCAAGGGCATGGGCGCGTGCTACGTCCGCCGTCGCCCTCGTGTTCGTATTGACCCTATCATCTCTGGCGGTGGCCAGGAGCGAGGCCTGCGCAGTGGAACGCTGGCGCCCCATCTGATTGTGGGTTTCGGCGAGGCATGCCGACTTGCCAGTCAGGACATGGAA TACGACACCCAGCACATCGAGCGCCTGTCGAAACGTCTGAGCGAGGGACTATTGTCTATGGAGCACACCACGCTGAATGGCGATCCCGAGCACCACTACCCCGGTTGCGTGAACATCTCGTTTGCCTACGTGGAGGGTGAGTCCCTGCTGATGGCGCTGAAGGACATTGCACTGTCCTCGGGCAGCGCCTGCACCTCCGCCTCGTTAGAGCCTAGCTACGTGCTGCGTGCCCTgggcagcagcgacgagagCGCGCACAGCAGCATCCGGTTCGGCATCGGGCGATTCACGTCCGACGCGGAGATTGACTACGTGCTCAAGGCGGTGCAGGAACGCGTGCACTTCCTGCGGGAACTGAGCCCGCTGTGGGAGCTGGTGCAAGAGGGCATTGATCTGAACACGATCGAGTGGAGCCAGCACTGA
- a CDS encoding uncharacterized protein (ID:PFLUO_002180-T1.cds;~source:funannotate), with protein sequence MSDGNSSTLQSYVDQATGMAQRAMGAATGDSATHNQADANLQKAENEHAASHTTAKVGPFAADPNTGATAKDDPSRSNASWDQTVGSTKEAVGNMIGNESLRRAGVEQNAAGKEAEAKGQLKDWGQGIADRAQGTVGGIQAAVTGDREEEQKWRDMHDEGKVRQRGAEADMAKKGGQ encoded by the exons ATGTCTGACGGCAACTCTTCCACTCTCCAGTCCTACGTGGACCAGGCCACCGGTATGGCCCAGCGAGCCATGGGCGCCGCGACTGGCGACTCTGCCACCCAC AACCAAGCCGACGCGAACCTCCAGAAAGCCGAAAACGAGCACGCTGCTTCGCACACAACCGCCAAGGTGGGCCCCTTTGCCGCAGACCCCAACACCGGCGCAACCGCCAAAGACGACCCCAGCCGCAGCAATGCCTCATGGGACCAGACCGTCGGCTCGACCAAGGAGGCCGTGGGAAACATGATCGGAAATGAGAGCCTGCGCCGTGCGGGCGTGGAGCAGAATGCTGCGGGCAAGGAGGCTGAGGCCAAGGGCCAGCTGAAGGATTGGGGTCAGGGTATCGCGGACCGCGCGCAGGGCACAGTGGGTGGCATCCAGGCTGCCGTTACGGGCGACCGCGAGGAGGAACAGAAGTGGCGCGACATGCACGATGAAGGGAAAGTGAGACAGCGCGGTGCGGAGGCTGATatggcgaagaagggcggCCAATAG
- a CDS encoding uncharacterized protein (ID:PFLUO_002181-T1.cds;~source:funannotate) — MHFRPLFLLALAPLALAAPEARPNPVAAPAPAPSEGLLQLLSSAEGLLSQTNIDNLDTIIGNAAKLLSNDNLNVLQNILSNANTLLTPQFVQNTTTLIGDATPLVADVNQLLGTIFS; from the exons ATGCACTTCCGtccactcttcctcctcgccctggcACCGCTGGCTCTGGCTGCCCCTGAGGCCCGGCCTAACCCCGTCGCTGCGCCCGCCCCTGCGCCATCCGAGGGACTGCTGCAGCTTCTGAGCAGTGCGGAGGGCCTGCTCTCTCAAACGAACATCGACAATctcgacaccatcatcgGCAACGCGGCCAAGCTGCTGTCCAACGACAATCTCAATGTCCTGCAGAATATCCTGAGCAATGCAAACACTCTCCTGACCCCGCAATTCGTGCAAAACACGACCACCTTGATCGGTGATGCCACTCCG TTGGTTGCGGATGTGAATCAGCTTCTTGGCACTATCTTTAGCTAG
- a CDS encoding uncharacterized protein (ID:PFLUO_002183-T1.cds;~source:funannotate), whose protein sequence is MGKNIDDRPSYLSSDDAKYSLGLHRGPLPAKGADDNSKLEQTTSAGGLSLETRKLKRKEKVQRHWKRFWCLYLIGNVIFLAILLPVFFLVAIPAISQLVVNKSDLLLVNAAIKEPKPDSFILTLQSALDLKIALPVRIEPITLNLYVHDLGAQNYWGDITIPGQTIKGNTTLGVANHLEPIHNLSTWNQYVHDVVFEKEAGLSVHGETNSYLGVLKSHVVMDKTIFSPTLNKFEGFSISNAALLLKPEADGTNLIGNATLPNPSVLTLEIGTIVLDIYSGDLVIGNATLNDIMLVPGSNTFPLKGVLNLSTVLGNLSEVLKSQSAALKNGNLSLKTITRSVVWNGTEVPYYTKTMHELPLTAVVGIADILKNTIKNLSHNGGLNLTAIGQELKGGSGGLLGSLNMTGLTSHLKRNVAVRDTFESEHLKREIVTDTLARIRSRNAARKL, encoded by the exons ATGGGCAAGAATATCGACGACCGGCCTTCATACCTGAGCTCCGATGATGCCAAGTACTCCCTAGGCCTGCATCGCGGGCCATTGCCTGCCAAAGGTGCCGACGACAACTCCAAGCTCGAGCAGACTACTTCGGCCGGCGGCCTGTCATTGGAGACGCGGAAGCTAAAGCGCAAGGAGAAAGTGCAGCGCCATTGGAAACGCTTCTGGTGCCTGTATTTGATCGGCAATGTCATTTTCCTCGCGATTCTCCTACCTGTCTT CTTCCTCGTCGCTATCCCCGCCATTTCGCAGCTCGTGGTCAACAAGTCCGACCTCCTGCTGGTCAATGCGGCCATCAAGGAACCCAAGCCGGACTCCTTCATCCTGACCCTGCAGTCCGCGCTGGATCTGAAGATTGCGTTGCCCGTCCGCATTGAACCCATTACGCTGAACCTGTACGTGCACGACCTCGGGGCCCAGAACTACTGGGGCGACATCACGATCCCGGGTCAAACTATCAAGGGCAATACCACTCTGGGCGTCGCCAATCACTTGGAACCCATTCACAACTTGAGCACTTGGAATCAGTATGTCCACGATGTGGTGTTTGAAAAGGAAGCGGGGCTGTCCGTCCATGGCGAAACCAATTCATACCTCGGTGTCCTGAAATCCCACGTCGTCATGGATAAGACCATTTTCTCTCCCA CGCTCAACAAGTTCGAGGGGTTCAGCATCTCTAATGCGGCACTCCTGCTGAAGCCAGAAGCCGATGGCACCAATCTTATCGGCAACGCAACGCTTCCCAACCCGTCAGTGCTGACTCTTGAGATCGGCACCATCGTGCTGGATATCTACAGCGGCGACCTGGTCATTGGCAATGCCACGCTGAACGACATCATGCTGGTGCCTGGGAGCAACACTTTCCCCCTGAAAGGCGTCCTCAACCTGTCCACCGTGCTGGGCAACCTGTCCGAGGTGCTCAAGTCGCAATCCGCGGCCCTCAAGAACGGGAATCTCTCCCTGAAAACCATCACCCGATCCGTGGTTTGGAATGGCACTGAGGTGCCATACTACACTAAGACAATGCATGAACTGCCCCTGACGGCCGTGGTCGGCATTGCCGACATCCTGAAGAACACGATTAAAAATCTCAGCCACAACGGCGGCCTGAATCTCACGGCGATTGGGCAGGAACTCAAGGGCGGCAGTGGCGGACTGCTAGGCTCACTCAACATGACCGGCCTAACCTCTCACCTGAAGCGGAACGTGGCCGTACGCGACACCTTCGAAAGCGAGCACCTCAAGCGCGAGATAGTGACCGACACTCTGGCCAGAATTCGTTCGAGGAATGCAGCACGCAAGCTGTAA
- a CDS encoding uncharacterized protein (ID:PFLUO_002179-T1.cds;~source:funannotate) — MLPPIPSPTDYGISSDHGFLSPEPPLELLPDPYYAKWEAIVQNLQPLILSKRLRSLVDRLPVLSTSHLHTDAEWRRAYVVLVFVLHGYVWSGDRPAEKIPPQLTVPLFEVCEHLEVPPVATYAGVCLWNYKPIFPDEPANDLDNLACLHTFTGSLDEQWFYLVSVAIEARGAPSIPLMLRAIAAARIGDSRVVTDCLERLAEMLDEIGGLLQRMYDSCDPYIFYHRIRPYLAGSKNMADAGLPKGLLYDDGRGVPEYRQYGGGSNAQSSLIQFFDIILGVEHRPTGVSRNDQATNDDGPKSRHGFIHEMRAYMPGPHRRFLEHIDSVANLREYVEARRTDPALRLAYDACLAMLRALRDKHIQMVSRYIIVPSRGARRASQSISPGRRPSATNLATAAPPDSKKLRGTGGTALIPFLKQARDETGEPAIDAWARRLLSNGPADAISAALSKVGEQPDGHLEVVGLCGTWTADDSEGGICHW, encoded by the exons ATGCTGCCTCCAATTCCCTCGCCGACCGACTACGGCATCTCGTCGGACCACGGCTTCCTCTCTCCGGAGCCGCCGCTGGAACTTCTGCCAGACCCTTATTACGCCAAGTGGGAGGCCATCGTCCAGAATCTGCAGCCGCTCATCTTGAGCAAACGTCTGCGGTCGCTGGTGGATCGCCTGCCCGTTCTCTCCACTTCACATTTACACACGGATGCAGAATGGCGGAGGGCATATGTTGTGttggtttttgttttgcatGGATATGTGTGGAGTGGTGACCGGCCTGCGGAG AAAATCCCTCCTCAACTAACGGTCCCTCTTTTCGAAGTCTGTGAGCACCTGGAAGTGCCCCCAGTTGCGACATACGCGGGCGTGTGTCTCTGGAACTACAAGCCGATATTCCCCGACGAGCCAGCCAACGACCTGGATAACCTCGCCTGTCTGCATACCTTCACCGGATCCCTCGATGAACAATGGTTTTACCTGGTCTCGGTCGCCATCGAGGCCCGGGGCGCCCCGTCTATTCCGCTGATGCTGCGGGCTATTGCGGCTGCGCGAATTGGGGACAGCCGCGTGGTAACCGATTGCTTGGAACGATTGGCAGaaatgctggatgagattgGCGGATTGCTGCAGCGCATGTACGACAGCTGTGATCCATACATCTTCTACCACCGTATCCGACCATATCTGGCTGGCAGCAAGAACATGGCCGATGCCGGACTGCCCAAGGGATTGTTGTACGACGACGGCCGGGGTGTCCCGGAATACCGCCAATACGGCGGTGGAAGCAATGCGCAAAGCTCGCTGATTCAGTTCTTCGACATCATCCTTGGAGTGGAGCATCGACCAACGGGGGTCTCCCGCAACGACCAAGCGACGAATGATGATGGCCCGAAATCACGGCACGGGTTTATTCACGAGATGCGCGCATACATGCCCGGGCCGCACCGCCGGTTCCTTGAGCACATCGATTCCGTGGCCAACCTCCGTGAGTACGTCGAGGCCCGGCGGACCGACCCTGCGTTGCGACTGGCCTACGATGCCTGTCTGGCCATGCTGCGCGCATTGCGCGACAAGCACATACAGATGGTCTCGCGCTACATTATAGTGCCCTCGCGCGGTGCGCGACGCGCATCGCAATCCATCAGTCCCGGCCGTCGCCCCTCGGCCACGAACCTGGCTACCGCTGCTCCGCCAGACAGCAAGAAGTTGCGAGGGACGGGCGGCACGGCGCTCATCCCTTTTCTGAAACAGGCGCGGGACGAGACGGGAGAACCGGCCATCGATGCATGGGCGCGACGATTGCTGAGCAATGGTCCTGCAGATGCCATCTCCGCAGCGTTGAGTAAAGTCGGAGAACAACCAGACGGCCACCTGGAAGTGGTGGGTCTCTGCGGCACCTGGACGGCGGACGACAGTGAAGGAGGGATCTGCCATTGGTGA